CCATCCTGGCTTCGCTCGCTCGGGCCCGTCACCGCTCGCTTTTCCGCATCCATGCGGAAACTTCTCCCTATTGGTCGAAGTCGCTCGGGTTCTATTCGAATCCTTCGGTTTGTTGTTAGTTGGGAGTTTTGTTCCTTTTTATAGAAACTTAGTTTGGGCAGGGAAGGATTCGAACCTTCGAAGGTAAAACCAGCAGATTTACAGTCTGCCCTCGTTGGCCACTTGAGTACCTACCCGAAGAAGTGCATGAAGCCGCCTGAGGGATTTGAACCTCCGACCGGCTGTTTACAAAACAGCTGCTCTACCACTGAGCTAAGGCGGCATGCATTTCCAATTTTTGTGAAAAGCCGTTAAGGTCAAATAAAAATTCTTTGAGCGGAGGTGGATTCTTTCAGAATGACAGGAGATGGCACTGTTTTTAGTCAATTCTCTGATGACGATCTCTATAATTGGATTTTATTCGGGTTATTTTTTTCGGAAGACGGACCAAAACCGGCATAGACTCTTCAATACCATCGGGATTTTGGCAAATTTATCTGCCGCAGTCTATTTACTCGGCATAAAATATTTGTTAGGTGGGATTTCGGAACACCAAATTTATCCAACAGCCCCGGAAATCATCATTCATATCCATCGTTTTTTTGCAGCCATAGCCCTCGTTCTTATGTTATGTATGGGTTATTTGGGATGGAAAAGAAAACGAAACCTACACGTAAAATTGCATTACATCTTTTTGCCATTGTACACGATTGTTTATATCTCCGGTCTGTTTTTATTTCAATCAAAACCGCTTTAAGGAATGTTCATGGAAAAAATTGAAGTCGCAAAAAAATTTGCAAAAGATATCCGAATCCAAGTGATCAAAATGGTAACGGCTGCCAACTCTGGTCACCCGGGTGGTCCTCTTGGACTTGCTGATATTTACGCGGCACTTTATACTTCTATTTTGAATCATGATCCAAAAAATCCTGAATGGCCAGAAAGAGACCGACTCATTCTTTCTAATGGTCACGTCTGTGCGGTTCGTTATGCTTCCATGGGACTTTCAGGATATTTCCCCGTAGAAGATTTACTTACATTTAGAAATATCAATTCTTATCTCCAAGGCCACCCTTCCACTCGTTATATGAAGGGAATCGAATCTAGTTCTGGATCTCTCGGACAAGGTTTATCTGTTTCTGTTGGTTTGGCTCTCGGTGCGAGACTCAAAAAAGAGACATATAAAATTTATACATGCATCTCTGATGGGGAATGCGGTGAAGGAATGACTTGGGAAGCCGCTCAATCCGCAGTCCACTTCAAAACTGATAACCTAATCGCTTTTATGGATCGTAACTACATCCAAATCGATGGTAACACAGAGGAAGTAATGAAGTTAGAACCATTGGATAAAAAATTTGAGATGTTTGGTTGGAATGTAATCAATGCAGACGGACATAATATGGAAGATATCTTTGCTGCATTCGCAAAAGCAAAACAACATACTGGTGGACCAACACTCATTGTGTTTAGAACTATTTTAGGAAAAGGTGTTTCCTATATGGAAAACAATCCTAAGTGGCATGGAACTCCTCCGAACAAAGAACAAGAAGCACAAGCACTTGCAGAATTAGCATAAACTTTCAGATTCGATTGACATTTTTGATTTTATAAAGATAGTTTTTGTATGGGACAAACTTCTTTTCCTGATTTTTATCCTGACGATATCACTCGTCTTTTGTATGATTGGGAAGTTGCTCCCCCTGAAAAAAAACGTTTTTTATTAAAACTCATCGCTTCTCGCATTCCATGGCAGATCCAATTAGAATCTGCTCTGGAAGAAGTAAAAGATCCTTATCTTCGAGTGCAGGCTCGCAATTTAAAATCCGAAATTACTCGTCATAGGCTTCGTCACTCTTTCTTCAAACTGACGTTACGCGGCAATACAAATCATTATAAAGATTTGGAAGAGATGGCGGTGCAGTTGTCCAGTATTGGTTTTCCTGATCAAAACTATGCCGAGATCAAACATGAATTGGATCGTATGGCACTTCGTGTCTCTGAATTGTATGATGACCATTCCGGTTATTTAACCGATGAACTAAAGGTTCAAATTCTTTGTCAGGTTTTATTCCAAGAAGAAGGTTTTGTTGGAAATATTCAAAATTATAATGATCCCGGTAATTCGTATTTATTTCAGGTAATCAAAAGTAGGTTGGGAATTCCGATTTCTCTTTCCGTAGTCTATTTGTTAGTTGGTCAGAGGTTAGGTCTCCCGCTCTATGGAACTAATTTACCACTCCATTTTCTTTTGCAATATGAGTCGGAAGGATACTTTACCTATATTGATCCATTCCATGGTGGCGTTTTGTTAGACAAGTTTACTTGTGAAAAGTTTTTAGAAGCAAACGGATATACCAATTCACCAAAATATTTCACAAAAGCATCTACGCTTTCTATGATCAAACGTATGTGTCGGAATCTAATCCATATTTACAGAGACAACCAAACAAAAGAAATGGAAAATATCATTAAGGACCACCTGCAGATTTTAGAAAGCAGGTCCACACACGTGGAATAACGAATGAAATCAAACGTCCGAATCCAATCCATCTTAGCTAAGTTTGATAAAAATTTGGATGGAATCATTAAAGAAGATATTCCTGTTCTTAAAAAAATCAAAAAACATGTAATCACTTCTGGTGGAAAGCGGATTCGACCCTTTTCTCATTATCTATTTTGTCAATTTCTGGGTGTAACGGATGTAAGTTGGCTTGATGTAGGTAGTGTTGCCGAACTCATCCACGCTGCAAGTTTACTCCATGATGATGTGGTGGACAATGCTCCTATCCGTCGTGGAAAACCTACTATTGGATCTTTATTTGGAGACAAAACTGCCATTCTTGCCGGCGATTATCTTTTAGCTTGCGGCATCAGTCGACTCAACTCCCTTGGGAATCCGGAACTTATGGAAATTTTTTCCCAAGTATTAAAGGATTTATCAGTGAGTGAACTATTGCAGATGGAATGGGAAAAAAATCCTAAGATAACCTTAAAAATATACGATTCCATCATTTATGGAAAAACAGCTTCACTTTTCGGAGTTTGTACAGAATCAAGTGCCATCCTGGCGAATAAATCCAAAAAGGAAAGGGCTGTCATTCGTGATTTTGGTGTTAGGTTGGGTAAACTATTCCAAAAGAAAGATGATTGTTTAGATTATTTTGTAGATTCTCGCACAAGTGGTAAGGAATTTTTAAAGGATTTTAAAAACGGATTATTTACATATCCCGTTCTTGTTCTTAGAAATCAACTTGGACTCCTAGAAAAAAGAAAGTTAGAATCTTTATTTAAAAAAGAAGAAAGAAACTCTGCAGATGAATCGTATATTCTTGGTTTGATGGAATCGAAAGGAATTTCTGAAATTTTACATAAAGAACTAAGTTCCGAAAAAAACTATCTACTTGGTTTTTTAAACCAATTTCCAAAAAGCTCCGAACGACAGTTATTTATAGAACAACTAGATCGTCTTACTTAATTATTCTTCTGTGAATGGTTCATTGGGATCAATGAATTCAATGATTGGTAACTGAATGGAAAAACAAGTTCGACCAGGCTCTGATTCAATGTGAATGTTTCCTTTATGTTTCTCTATTATCGATTTTGTAATTCCTAGACCCATTCCAGTTCCTTCTCCGTGGTTCTTTGTTGTAAAGAATGGATCAAAGATTTTTTTCTGAATCTCTGATGGGATCCCTGGGCCATTGTCTATCACTTTGACCTCTACTAAATTTCCATTTTTTTCTGTAGTGATCATAAGATTCCCTTTTTGATTCATTGCTTCCAGTCCATTCAATATCAAATTTGTCCAGACTCGCATTAAATCTTCAGGCCAACCGAGTATTGTTGCATCCGTTAGGAATGTTTTCTTTAAGGAAACTTTGCCTCGCATTCTATACTGATAAATCGTAAGTACAGTTTCTATATTTTCAAGTAAGGTGAAAATTCTTCTTTCTTCTACCTTAGTCACACGTGAAAAGTTTTTGAGTGCTAAGATGGTTTTTGATGATCTATCGACTGCAATTTGTATAATGGATAAGTGGAGTTTGAAATTTTTTTCTTCTAGGATTAAATTGGAAAGTTTTTCCTGTCCCGACTTTAGTAAAGTAATTTCTTCATAGTAAAGTTTGGTAATGCCAACATCTAAAAACCTTTCCAGTACTGCATCTTCGAATTCAATGTCATTGTCTTTGAAAGTTTGTTTAAGATTTGCCTTTTTGTCTTTTCTTTCTGTGTAACTTGCTACCAGTCCAAAATCAGATTGGTAAGTGAGCAATTTTTTTAAAGTTTTGATTTGGGATTGAGTTAGGGAACTATATATATTTTCCTTAGAACCTAAGTTTTTGATTTCGTTGTCTTTTGATTCAATCAAAGTTTCTATTGATGCTTTGATGGCGCTGAGTGGGTTATTAATTTCGTGTGCAACACCAGCGATTAGTTTGCCCAACTCAGACATCTTTTCGGAAAACACAAGTTGGTTTTCTGTGTGCCTAATTTGCAATATTGCTTTTTCTAATTCTTCTTTTTGTAAATGGATTTCTTTGGTTCGCTCCAAAACCATGGTTTCTAATTCTGCATTTTCTTTTGTTACTGATTCTTCTTTTTTGATACGGGTTTGAATTTGGAACTTCGAAATGGCAATCGTGAAGATAGTCATTTGTAAAGCCGCACCAATTTCATTCGCAGAACTTAAAAATGGTAAGGAAGGTAAATAACCAAGATTGGTGAAAACAAGCAAGGTTGTACTGATTTGCCTAACTAAGAATGCATAAAACAAAACATTAGCATTCTCTCTTTTTTTTATCATGCAATAGATTGCATAACTGAAATTTGCAGTCGACAGTATCAGACTATTTGCATATATGAATCGAAAGTATAATTGGAGATCTATCAAAACGATAAAGATAGAAATAACTAAAGCGTATGCATAAAAAACCAAATATTTATCTGTATTTGGATACCTTTGTTTCGTTTGAAGAAATTCTCTTAAAAAAAGAATTAATCCAAAAGGGCTTAAGGAAACAAGACCAGGAACATATCTGTAAAACCATTCACAATTACTAAAGCCATATTCATAAAAGAGACCCGATCTGAGAATATTTGTAAAGAGAACCGAAATTGTGGCAAAGGATAGTAAAAGATAAATTCTTTCTCTTACAATAATGTATTGGGTCGCCGAAAGGAGGCAGACTAGAATACAAAGGCCAAAATAGAAACCTTGCCAAAGTGAAATTGATTTTGTGTATTGAAGTAAACTAAATTCATCTCGGATTCTAAAGTTGATTCTATGGGTATCCTCGGATCGGATCCGGAATCGGTAGGTTCCTTTTTCATTCGCTGGAAAAACAAACCCACCAGTAAAGGAGACTTCTGGAAGTTTTTTTCTTACCAGACCAGTTTGGATCTTCGATACCATTTCCCCATTTTGAAATACTTCGTAATCCAATTCGGATATCATTCCATTTTCAAAGTGGAGGTATCTTGACGAGCTTTCTTCTAAATCGATTTGGTAATAGTGGCTATCTTTTGTGAATCCGAAATAGAAAAGGGAATTGTAGTCTTTTGGATTAAGATCTGTTAGTTTTGTGTTTGAGTTGGTTCCTAAATGCCAAAGCCCGATGTTTCCTTCTGCCCCGAGTGCCAAAGGAAGAAGGAAAAAAAAGAAAAGGAACCTAATCAAACAGTAAAGTTAGTTAGATTTTATTGTGGAACTATGTTCGGAGCATTACACTTCAATGTTCCCCGAATGATGACGGACTTTGCATCGGTTGTTGTGTTTTGCACCAAACAAGTTTTGTTATCGGAAGTAAAACATTGAGTTGTAGAAGTTCCTGATGTACAATTCACACTATCTAAAGTATTACAGGAGTTGAGAACACTAGTAGAAGAGGACGCCGTATTGCTGTAAGTTCCATTGAGTGTGATCTCTAGGTTAAAGAATGAAATTTGTTGGGCACTTTGGAGTGCGGTATCAATATTAATCCCTTGGTTGAACCATTCCACAGTTCCTTGCGTTCCTTGGACAGTTTTGCCGAAAGCTCCGCCTGCAAGAACAAATCCTTGTTGTGGATCGATTTTTCCTTGGATCTGTGTACTATCATAAACAAAACGTAGGTTAAGAGTTTCCTTAGTTTTGAAGATTAATTGGGAAATCACAGTAAAACGTGTGTTATTGGTAGTCGAAGTGGAACCTGTAGTTCCTGTCGTGGTTCCCGTACCTGTGGTGGTTGTTGTTGCCGGAGTGGCCTGTCCACAACTGGTTGTGATGTCGCTATCCACTTCCCCTAAGAAATAAAGGGCTGGTTCCCCTTCCGCAAGAAGTGATACTTCCGCTTTGTTTTCGTTCTTAAGACCACAAGCGGTAAAAACTGAGGAAAATACCAAAAGGATTACGATTGATCGAACCATACCTTTCAATCGTCACGGGAATTCATTCTTGGGTCAAGAGGATTCAGAATTTCCTTGGGAAATTTAAGCGAAATTACAATCTTGGCTTATGGGGTCAAATTTCGGTCTAAAGGGCGTGTTTTCCATCCAGGGACCGCGATCGATTTATGTCTATTCTCTCCTTATCGGTCTTCTTTCTGGATTTGGAGCCTACGGATTCAACTGGGCCTTAACTTGGACAGAATCCTTCACCTTCGGTAGCCTTATGGGTTATGACCCAGGCATTCCTTCGGGGGACTTACACTTCCATTCCATTGGGACTGTGGGACCCATCTCTCCGCTATGGATTGTTTTTTTACCTGCCATCGGTGGACTCCTCGTCGGAATCATCACCAGTTTCTTTTGTTTAGAAGCACAAGGTGGTGGGACAGATTCACTGATTTATGCATTCCATTTTAATGAAGGGAAAATTCAGGCCAAGGTTCCTTTTTATAAGGCACTCGCCACCATACTTACGTTAGGTTCAGGTGGGTCTGGTGGAAAGGAAGGTCCCACTGCACAAATTGGAGCTGGGTTTGGTTCGAGTTTGGCTGGTTTTCTCGGTGCAGGGGCTCGGGCGAGAAGGACATTGATGTTGGCCGGAACTGCTGGTGGACTCGGTGCCATTTTTCGCGCTCCCCTTGGAGGGGCCATCACTGCAGTCGAAATGGTATACCAAGAAGACATTGAAAGTGATTCGCTTGTACCTTGTATTCTCTCATCAGTAACAGCTTATCTTACTTACACGAGTATTGCGGGAAGTGGTTCTATTTTTTCCGTACAAGTATACAGTTTGAATGACTACAGACATATCCCATTATACATAGTCCTCGGCCTTCTTTGTTATGTAGTGGGATATTTTTTTGTAAAGGTATACCATCTGGTGCAGGATGTATTCTCCAAATTGCCATTGCCAAACTACTTAAAACCAGCGTTTGGTGGGCTTATTGTTGGTTGTATTGCTTTATTATTC
The sequence above is drawn from the Leptospira sp. WS4.C2 genome and encodes:
- a CDS encoding transketolase produces the protein MEKIEVAKKFAKDIRIQVIKMVTAANSGHPGGPLGLADIYAALYTSILNHDPKNPEWPERDRLILSNGHVCAVRYASMGLSGYFPVEDLLTFRNINSYLQGHPSTRYMKGIESSSGSLGQGLSVSVGLALGARLKKETYKIYTCISDGECGEGMTWEAAQSAVHFKTDNLIAFMDRNYIQIDGNTEEVMKLEPLDKKFEMFGWNVINADGHNMEDIFAAFAKAKQHTGGPTLIVFRTILGKGVSYMENNPKWHGTPPNKEQEAQALAELA
- a CDS encoding transglutaminase-like domain-containing protein — encoded protein: MGQTSFPDFYPDDITRLLYDWEVAPPEKKRFLLKLIASRIPWQIQLESALEEVKDPYLRVQARNLKSEITRHRLRHSFFKLTLRGNTNHYKDLEEMAVQLSSIGFPDQNYAEIKHELDRMALRVSELYDDHSGYLTDELKVQILCQVLFQEEGFVGNIQNYNDPGNSYLFQVIKSRLGIPISLSVVYLLVGQRLGLPLYGTNLPLHFLLQYESEGYFTYIDPFHGGVLLDKFTCEKFLEANGYTNSPKYFTKASTLSMIKRMCRNLIHIYRDNQTKEMENIIKDHLQILESRSTHVE
- a CDS encoding polyprenyl synthetase family protein, which encodes MKSNVRIQSILAKFDKNLDGIIKEDIPVLKKIKKHVITSGGKRIRPFSHYLFCQFLGVTDVSWLDVGSVAELIHAASLLHDDVVDNAPIRRGKPTIGSLFGDKTAILAGDYLLACGISRLNSLGNPELMEIFSQVLKDLSVSELLQMEWEKNPKITLKIYDSIIYGKTASLFGVCTESSAILANKSKKERAVIRDFGVRLGKLFQKKDDCLDYFVDSRTSGKEFLKDFKNGLFTYPVLVLRNQLGLLEKRKLESLFKKEERNSADESYILGLMESKGISEILHKELSSEKNYLLGFLNQFPKSSERQLFIEQLDRLT
- a CDS encoding ATP-binding protein; translation: MIRFLFFFFLLPLALGAEGNIGLWHLGTNSNTKLTDLNPKDYNSLFYFGFTKDSHYYQIDLEESSSRYLHFENGMISELDYEVFQNGEMVSKIQTGLVRKKLPEVSFTGGFVFPANEKGTYRFRIRSEDTHRINFRIRDEFSLLQYTKSISLWQGFYFGLCILVCLLSATQYIIVRERIYLLLSFATISVLFTNILRSGLFYEYGFSNCEWFYRYVPGLVSLSPFGLILFLREFLQTKQRYPNTDKYLVFYAYALVISIFIVLIDLQLYFRFIYANSLILSTANFSYAIYCMIKKRENANVLFYAFLVRQISTTLLVFTNLGYLPSLPFLSSANEIGAALQMTIFTIAISKFQIQTRIKKEESVTKENAELETMVLERTKEIHLQKEELEKAILQIRHTENQLVFSEKMSELGKLIAGVAHEINNPLSAIKASIETLIESKDNEIKNLGSKENIYSSLTQSQIKTLKKLLTYQSDFGLVASYTERKDKKANLKQTFKDNDIEFEDAVLERFLDVGITKLYYEEITLLKSGQEKLSNLILEEKNFKLHLSIIQIAVDRSSKTILALKNFSRVTKVEERRIFTLLENIETVLTIYQYRMRGKVSLKKTFLTDATILGWPEDLMRVWTNLILNGLEAMNQKGNLMITTEKNGNLVEVKVIDNGPGIPSEIQKKIFDPFFTTKNHGEGTGMGLGITKSIIEKHKGNIHIESEPGRTCFSIQLPIIEFIDPNEPFTEE
- a CDS encoding chloride channel protein, with the translated sequence MGSNFGLKGVFSIQGPRSIYVYSLLIGLLSGFGAYGFNWALTWTESFTFGSLMGYDPGIPSGDLHFHSIGTVGPISPLWIVFLPAIGGLLVGIITSFFCLEAQGGGTDSLIYAFHFNEGKIQAKVPFYKALATILTLGSGGSGGKEGPTAQIGAGFGSSLAGFLGAGARARRTLMLAGTAGGLGAIFRAPLGGAITAVEMVYQEDIESDSLVPCILSSVTAYLTYTSIAGSGSIFSVQVYSLNDYRHIPLYIVLGLLCYVVGYFFVKVYHLVQDVFSKLPLPNYLKPAFGGLIVGCIALLFPEVLGSGFGLIQRMINGEVLESTSFGFSGPFFLLAVALFKVFSTSLTVGSGSSGGLLGPSFAIGGMLGAFVGSMAQVLFPELNIIIFPFLLVGMGSFFAGVARAPIAGMIMVCDMIGSYELLPPLMIVSVVAVVLSHRTSIYRNQIKNRFLSPSHHWDMNQDIMDRIRITDHFSEFRKYAMVSEHLSLTELQSNAPGIQASDFILLGAGEEYKGIVSLRKNRILPEFEADLKNLITCGEIVQDVPSVCTMDTLGKALRILLEYDVDKLAIVEDGKCLGYLRYIDLFNAYQNEVKNKQRKSV